In Fusarium falciforme chromosome 9, complete sequence, the following are encoded in one genomic region:
- a CDS encoding DNA polymerase, which yields MASAVLPQKRVLGETLTRQNIPSSPSSIKKRKVDAFPSSPAAARAPSSQNDHRSKMNSSQPKSAFESEVLEKLSQDLSDRKKNNTEKDQAWERPPVVDFEPERDSLCFQSIEAEEGTLHGGRATVKLFGVNEAGNSVMLHVTDFKHYLYVPAPVNFQPQDCAAFKAYLETQVAQHQPTIHSVAFAMRENIYGFQGNQSKPYLKVTVTDPKFINKVRSTIQHGNANWKRMWKNDGEIQTFDNIQYVLRFMVDCKVRGMSWVEAPAKTFKLLPENLRQSNCQIEAEVSYLDLIAHEPIGEWSKMAPLRILSFDIECAGRKGIFPEANHDPVIQIANIVTKYGEKKPFVRNVFCLQETSSIVATQILEFEKEEKMLSEWQKFLITTDPDIITGYNISNFDFPYLLDRARHLKVSGFEYWTRIPSVASKAKETNFSSKQMGNRDTKATNTNGRLQLDMLQLIQRDHHLRSYTLNSVCANFLGEQKEDVHHTMITELFNGTPESRRRLALYCLKDAYLPQRLMDKLSCLENYTEMARVTGVPFNFLLSRGQQIKFISQLFRKALEQKLVIPNLKSEASDEQYEGATVIEPTRGYYDVPIATLDFASLYPSIMQAHNLCYTTLVSKKAIEAFGLKKDEDYIVTPNGDTFVTVKQRKGLLAQILEELLAARKQAKRELAVEKDPFKKAVLNGRQLALKISANSVYGLTGATTGKLPCLEIASSTTSFGRKMIEKTKEEVENRYNIANGYSHDAQVIYGDTDSVMIKFGTKDLKEAMKLGEEASKYVSDKFVKPIKLEFEKVYFPYLLINKKRYAGLYWTKPEKYDKMDTKGIETVRRDNCLLVQTVIEKVLRMILIDQDVQGAQEYVKETIADLLQNKVDMSKLVITKALTKDDYAAKQAHVELAQRMKKRDAGSAPGLGDRVAYVMVRGAAGAKNFEKSEDPIYVLEHNVPIDTRYYLDNQLAKPLGRIFEPILGETKARSLLTGDHTRTISVAAPTVGGLMKFAKKTQTCMGCKKPLTGKEEAQGAVCSNCAPRVGELYKKTLDRVSDLEVRFGRLWTQCQRCQGSMHCEVICSSKDCPIFYMRMKAKKDLEDAGRELSRFDADQAAIW from the exons ATGGCAAGTGCTGTCCTCCCCCAGAAGCGGGTGCTGGGCGAGACCCTCACTCGTCAGAATattccatcttctccttcatcgatcaagaagcgcaaggtcgATGCCTTCCCGTCCTCGCCGGCCGCCGCTCGAGCACCTAGCTCGCAGAACGACCACCGATCAAAAATGAACTCCAGCCAGCCCAAGAGTGCATTCGAGTCTGAAGTTCTCGAGAAGCTGAGCCAAGACTTGTCGGACCGGAAAAAGAACAACACAGAAAAGGATCAGGCATGGGAGCGACCGCCTGTCGTCGACTTCGAGCCCGAGCGAGACAGTCTTTGTTTCCAGTCTATCGAGGCCGAAGAGGGGACATTGCACGGTGGAAGGGCAACCGTCAAGCTCTTTGGTGTCAATGAAGCCGGCAACTCGGTAATGCTGCATGTCACCGATTTCAAGCACTACCTGTACGTTCCTGCCCCTGTTAATTTCCAACCGCAAGATTGCGCCGCCTTCAAGGCGTATTTGGAGACACAGGTGGCTCAGCACCAGCCGACCATCCATTCTGTTGCCTTTGCCATGAGAGAAAATATCTACGGATTCCAGGGAAACCAATCCAAGCCATACCTCAAGGTCACGGTGACGGATCCCAAGTTCATTAACAAGGTTCGATCAACCATCCAACATGGCAATGCCAACTGGAAGCGCATGTGGAAGAACGACGGCGAGATCCAGACATTCGACAACATCCAATATGTGCTACGATTCATGGTGGATTGCAAG GTCCGAGGAATGTCTTGGGTAGAAGCCCCGGCAAAGACCTTCAAGCTCCTTCCCGAGAACCTTCGCCAATCCAACTGTCAGATCGAGGCCGAAGTGAGCTATCTCGACCTCATCGCCCACGAGCCGATCGGTGAATGGTCCAAGATGGCACCCCTGCGAATCCTGTCCTTCGATATCGAGTGTGCTGGCCGAAAGGGCATCTTCCCGGAAGCAAATCACGACCCCGTCATCCAGATCGCCAACATTGTGACGAAATACggagagaagaagccctTTGTTCGAAACGTGTTTTGTCTCCAAGAGACAAGTTCCATTGTGGCAACTCAGATTCTCGAGTTCgagaaagaggagaagatgctcAGCGAATGGCAAAAGTTCCTGATCACGACGGACCCTGATATCATTACCGGCTACAACATTTCGAACTTCGATTTCCCCTACCTCCTGGATCGAGCAAGACATCTCAAGGTCAGCGGGTTTGAATACTGGACTCGAATCCCGAGCGTAgcgtccaaggccaaggaaacCAACTTTTCGAGCAAGCAAATGGGCAACAGAGACACGAAAGCCACCAACACGAACGGTCGACTTCAGCTGGATATGTTGCAACTGATTCAGCGAGATCACCATCTCCGAAGTTACACCCTGAACTCGGTGTGCGCCAATTTCTTGGGCGAGCAGAAGGAGGATGTCCACCACACCATGATTACAGAGCTCTTCAACGGTACCCCAGAATCGAGACGGCGTCTTGCGCTGTACTGCTTGAAGGATGCCTACCTCCCACAGAGGCTGATGGACAAACTCTCGTGTCTGGAAAACTATACCGAAATGGCGAGAGTTACGGGTGTGCCGTTCAACTTCTTGCTATCTCGGGGTCAGCAAATCAAGTTCATCAGTCAGCTCTTCCGAAAAGCTCTGGAGCAGAAGCTCGTCATCCCCAACCTCAAGTCTGAAGCGTCCGATGAGCAATATGAAGGAGCCACAGTAATCGAGCCTACGAGAGGCTATTACGACGTTCCGATTGCCACACTAGATTTCGCTTCTCTGTACCCCAGTATCATGCAAGCTCACAACCTTTGCTATACCACGTTGGTGAGCAAGAAGGCGATCGAAGCGTTTGGCCtcaagaaggacgaggactACATCGTCACGCCAAACGGCGACACCTTTGTGACTGTGAAGCAACGCAAGGGTTTGCTGGCGCAAATTCTCGAGGAATTGCTTGCCGCTCGAAAGCAGGCCAAGCGCGAATTGGCGGTTGAGAAGGATCCCTTCAAGAAGGCTGTGTTGAACGGTCGCCAGCTGGCTCTGAAGATCAGCGCAAACAGTGTGTACGGCTTGACAGGTGCGACAACAGGAAAGCTTCCCTGTCTGGAGATTGCCAGTAGCACAACGAGTTTTGGCCGCAAGATGATtgagaagaccaaggaagAGGTGGAAAACCGATACAACATCGCCAACGGCTACTCGCACGACGCCCAGGTTATTTACGGTGATACGGATTCGGTCATGATCAAGTTCGGCACCAAGGACCTGAAGGAAGCCATGAAGCTCGGCGAGGAGGCGTCGAAATACGTGTCGGACAAGTTTGTGAAGCCCATCAAGCTTGAGTTCGAGAAGGTGTACTTCCCATACCTgctcatcaacaagaagcGTTATGCAGGTCTGTACTGGACGAAGCCAGAGAAGTACGACAAGATGGACACCAAGGGTATCGAGACGGTCCGACGTGACAACTGTCTGCTGGTGCAGACGGTGATTGAGAAGGTGCTGCGAATGATCCTGATCGACCAGGACGTCCAAGGCGCACAAGA ATATGTCAAGGAGACGATTGCGGATCTGCTGCAAAATAAAGTCGACATGTCGAAATTGGTCATTACCAAAGCGCTCACAAAGGACGATTATGCAGCAAAACAGGCCCACGTCGAGCTGGCTCAGCGCATGAAGAAGCGCGACGCGGGCTCGGCCCCGGGACTCGGTGACCGAGTGGCCTACGTCATGGTCCGAGGCGCCGCCGGCGCCAAGAACTTCGAGAAATCGGAGGACCCCATCTACGTGCTGGAACACAATGTGCCGATAGATACGCGCTACTATCTGGACAACCAACTGGCCAAGCCACTGGGCCGTATCTTCGAGCCGATTCTCGGGGAGACTAAGGCACGCTCGCTTCTGACGGGAGACCATACGCGCACCATCTCGGTTGCGGCTCCCACCGTCGGTGGCCTCATGAAGTTTGCAAAGAAGACGCAGACCTGCATGGGCTGCAAGAAACCTCTGACaggcaaggaggaggctcagGGAGCGGTGTGCTCTAACTGCGCACCTCGCGTGGGAGAGCTCTACAAGAAGACGCTTGATCGAGTTTCGGACCTCGAGGTGCGTTTTGGGCGACTGTGGACCCAGTGCCAGCGCTGCCAGGGCAGTATGCACTGCGAGGTTATCTGCAGCAGCAAAGATTGCCCTATCTTTTACATGCGcatgaaggccaagaaggacctGGAGGACGCGGGCCGTGAATTGTCTCGCTTCGACGCCGACCAAGCAGCCATCTGGTAA
- a CDS encoding Glutamate dehydrogenase, with the protein MQLNTMSHLPSEPEFEQAYHELASALEGSSLFTQHPEYRTALAVAAIPERVIQFRVTWNDDQGNLQVNRGYRVQYNGALGPYKGGLRFHPSVNLSILKFLGFEQTFKNALTGLNMGGGKGGADFDPKGKSDAEIRRFCQAFMTELSKHIGGETDVPAGDIGVGGREIGYLFGAYRRLRNRWEGVLTGKGLTWGGSLIRPEATGYGLIYYVNHMLEHANRGTFEGKRVAISGSGNVAQYAALKVIELGGTVVSLSDSRGALIAKEGSFTPEQIHNIAALKIKHQALTTFEHEGQFTWIEGARPWVHVGKVDIALPCATQNEVSPEEAQALVEAGAFIVAEGSNMGCTAAAIDVFEAHRKANGAQAIWYAPGKASNCGGVAVSGLEMAQNSQRIQWTSEQVDERLKLIMKDAFFAGLETAQKYVEAKEGELPSLIAGSNIAGFIKVAEAMHDQGDWF; encoded by the exons ATGCAGCTGAACACCATGTCTCACCTTCCCTCCGAGCCTGAGTTCGAGCAGGCTTACCACG AGCTTGCCTCTGCCCTTGAGGGCAGCTCCCTCTTCACCCAACACCCCGAGTACCGCACCGCCCTCGCTGTCGCCGCCATCCCCGAGCGTGTCATCCAGTTCCGTGTCACCTGGAACGACGACCAGGGCAACCTCCAGGTCAACCGTGGTTACCGTGTGCAGTACAACGGTGCTCTTGGCCCCTACAAGGGTGGTCTTCGATTCCACCCCTCGGTCAACCTGTCCAT CCTCAAGTTCCTCGGTTTCGAGCAGACATTCAAGAATGCCCTGACTGGCC TTAACATGGGTGGTGGCAAGGGTGGTGCCGACTTCGACCCCAAGGGCAAGTCTGATGCTGAGATCCGACGATTCTGCCAGGCCTTCATGACCGAGCTGTCCAAGCACATTGGTGGCGAGACTGATGTTCCCGCTGGTGATATTGGTGTCGGTGGCCGAGAGATTGGCTACCTGTTCGGTGCCTACCGCAGGCTCCGCAACCGCTGGGAGGGTGTCCTCACCGGTAAGGGTCTTACCTGGGGTGGCAGCTTGATCCGCCCTGAGGCTACCGGCTACGGTCTCATCTACTACGTCAACCACATGCTTGAGCACGCCAACCGTGGCACTTTCGAGGGCAAGCGCGTCGCCATCTCCGGTTCCGGTAACGTCGCCCAGTACGCCGCTCTCAAGGTCATCGAGCTCGGCGGCACTGTCGTTTCCCTCTCCGACTCTCGCGGTGCTCTCATCGCCAAGGAGGGTTCTTTCACCCCTGAGCAGATCCACAACATTGCTGCTCTCAAGATTAAGCACCAGGCCCTGACTACCTTTGAGCACGAGGGTCAGTTCACCTGGATCGAGGGTGCCCGCCCTTGGGTCCACGTTGGCAAGGTCGACATTGCCCTTCCTTGCGCCACCCAGAACGAGGTCAGCCCCGAGGAGGCTCAGGCTCTGGTTGAGGCCGGTGCTTTCATCGTCGCTGAGGGTTCCAACATGGGCTGcactgctgctgccatcGACGTCTTCGAGGCCCACCGCAAGGCCAACGGCGCTCAGGCTATCTGGTACGCTCCCGGCAAGGCCTCCAACTGTGGTGGTGTCGCCGTCTCCGGTCTTGAGATGGCCCAGAACAGCCAGCGCATCCAGTGGACTTCGGAGCAGGTCGACGAGCgcctcaagctcatcatgaAGGACGCCTTCTTCGCCGGTCTCGAGACCGCCCAGAAGTacgtcgaggccaaggagggcgagctcCCCAGCTTGATCGCTGGCAGCAACATCGCCGGCTTCATCAAggtcgccgaggccatgcaCGACCAGGGTGACTGGTTCTAA
- a CDS encoding Vacuolar protein sorting-associated protein 1: protein MSGNLSTPGGISDPALIQLVNKLQDVFATVGVNNPIDLPQIAVVGSQSSGKSSVLENIVGRDFLPRGSGIVTRRPLVLQLINRPAQSNGVKADDIDTSNDKAANADEWGEFLHVPGQKFYDFTKIRDEINRETEAKVGRNAGISPAPINLRIYSPNVLTLTLVDLPGLTKVPVGDQPRDIERQIREMVLKHIGKSNAIILAVTAANQDLANSDGLKLAREVDPEGQRTIGVLTKVDLMDEGTDVIDILSNRVIPLRLGYVPVVNRGQRDIDNKKAINQALEAEKNFFENHKAYRNKSSYCGTPYLARKLNLILMMHIKQTLPDIKARITSSLQKYTAELESLGPSMLGNTSNIVLNIITEFTNEWRTVLDGNNTELSSTELSGGARISFVFHELYSNGVKAIDPFDVVKDVDIRTILYNSSGSSPALFVGTTAFELIVKQQIKRLEDPSLKCVSLVYDELVRILSQLLAKQLYRRYPSLKEKMHGVVIAFFKKAMEPTNKLVRDLVSMESVYINTGHPDFLNGHRAMAMVNERYNPSKPVQVDPKTGKPLASTPRAASPTVPEPESSGNSGFFGSFFAAKNKKKAAAMEAPPPTLKASGTLSERENIEVEVIKLLISSYYNIVKRTMIDMVPKAIMLNLVQFTKDEMQRELLENMYRTDTLDELLKESDFTIRRRKECQQMVESLSKASEIVSQVQ, encoded by the exons ATGAGCGGCAACCTCTCTACGCCGGGCGGCATCTCAGATCCCGCTCTGATCCA GCTCGTCAACAAGCTTCAAGATGTATTTGCGACCGTTGGCGTCAACAACCCCATCGACTTGCCCCAGATCGCCGTCGTGGGCAGTCAGTCAAGTGGAAAGAGTTCAGTACTGGAGAACATCGTCGGTCGAGACTT CTTGCCCCGAGGTTCCGGTATCGTGACCCGACGACCTCTCGTCCTTCAGCTTATCAACCGCCCTGCGCAATCCAACGGTGTCAAGGCCGATGACATCGACACATCCAACGACAAGGCAGCGAACGCCGACGAGTGGGGAGAGTTCCTCCACGTCCCTGGTCAAAAGTTCTACGACTTCACTAAGATTCGAGACGAGATCAACCGGGAAACAGAGGCCAAGGTTGGACGGAATGCCGGCATCTCTCCAGCTCCCATCAACCTGCGCATCTACTCTCCCAATGTCCTCACCTTGACATTGGTCGATCTGCCAGGTTTGACCAAGGTGCCCGTTGGCGACCAGCCCCGCGATATCGAGCGACAGATCCGAGAGATGGTGCTCAAGCATATTGGAAAGTCGAACGCCATCATCCTTGCAGTTACCGCTGCCAACCAAGATTTGGCCAATTCCGATGGTCTGAAGCTTGCGCGAGAGGTCGACCCCGAGGGCCAACGGACCATTGGTGTCCTCACCAAGGTCGATCTGATGGACGAGGGAACCGACGTTATTGACATTCTGTCGAACCGTGTCATTCCTCTCCGACTAGGCTACGTCCCCGTGGTCAACCGAGGCCAGCGCGACATTGACAACAAGAAGGCCATCAACCAGGCGctggaggccgagaagaactTTTTTGAGAACCACAAGGCCTATCGTAACAAGAGCTCATACTGCGGAACTCCTTACCTGGCCCGCAAGCtgaacctcatcctcatgaTGCACATCAAGCAGACGCTGCCTGATATCAAGGCCCGCATCACCAGCTCTCTGCAGAAGTATACGGCCGAGCTGGAGAGTCTTGGCCCCTCGATGCTTGGCAACACCTCCAACATCgttctcaacatcatcaccgagTTTACCAACGAGTGGCGAACAGTTCTGGATGGTAACAACACTGAGCTGTCCAGCACCGAGCTTTCTGGTGGTGCCCGTATCAGCTTCGTCTTCCACGAGCTCTACTCCAACGGTGTCAAGGCCATCGACCCCTTTGATGTGGTCAAGGATGTTGATATCCGTACCATTCTGTACAACTCTTCCGGTTCTTCTCCGGCACTCTTCGTTGGCACTACCGCTTTTGAGTTGATTGTGAAGCAGCAGATCAAGCGCCTGGAGGACCCCAGCTTGAAGTGTGTCTCGCTCGTCTACGACGAGTTGGTGCGCATCCTGTCGCAGCTTCTCGCCAAGCAGCTGTACCGCCGTTACCCTtcgctcaaggagaagatgcacGGCGTTGtcatcgccttcttcaagaaggccATGGAGCCCACCAACAAGCTGGTCCGAGATCTGGTCTCGATGGAGTCGGTTTACATCAACACTGGTCACCCTGACTTCTTGAACGGCCACCGC GCAATGGCTATGGTCAATGAGCGATACAACCCTTCCAAGCCTGTCCAGGTTGACCCCAAGACTGGCAAGCCCCTGGCTTCTACTCCTCGCGCCGCCAGTCCAACAGTTCCTGAGCCCGAGTCATCTGGAAATTCTGGCTTCTTTGGCAGTTTCTTCGcagccaagaacaagaagaaggccgccgCCATGGAGGCTCCTCCACCAACCCTCAAGGCTTCTGGCACCCTGTCGGAGCGGGAGAAcattgaggttgaggttatCA AGCTGCTGATTTCGTCCTACTACAACATTGTCAAGCGGACCATGATCGATATGGtccccaaggccatcatgCTTAACCTTGTCCA ATTCACCAAAGATGAGATGCAACGGGAGCTGCTGGAGAACATGTACCGAACTGACACACTGGATGAGTTGCTGAAGGAGAGCGACTTCACCATCCGGAGAAGGAAAGAGTGCCAGCAGATGGTCGAGTCTCTATCCAAGGCCAGCGAGATTGTCAGCCAAGTCCAGTAA